The Kitasatospora paranensis genome has a window encoding:
- the glmS gene encoding glutamine--fructose-6-phosphate transaminase (isomerizing), with product MCGIVAYIGPKDATAFLLEGLQRLEYRGYDSAGVAVTGKSGGLKVCKAKGRVADLAAAVPARFKGTTGIGHTRWATHGVPSDANAHPHVDNAENIAVVHNGIIENADELRARLTADGAVFGSETDTEVLAHLIAAHAADGGELEDAVRAALKHVVGTYGIAVVDARQSDRIVVARNGSPIVLGLGEKEMFAASDVSALVRYTRQVVHLEDGELAVVRADGFRTFTEDARTVTRQPSTVDWEVGAYDTGGYEHYLLKEIHEQPAAVERTLSGRLDERFATAHLGGLNLDARELREIRRVKILGCGSAYYAGEMGAQLIEELARIPAHSEPASEFRYRNPVIEADTLYVAVSQSGETYDTLAAVQEIKRKGGRVLGVVNTVGSAIARECDGGIYLHAGPEISVASTKAFTSTVIAFALLALHFGRIHDLSPADGRRIVGALKALPGHIRQILDQQDEIAKLAAEYADNAGMMFIGRVRGYPVAREGAQKLKEISYVHAEAYPASELKHGPLALISPELPTVALVPDDELLDKNLTTLGEIKARSGRVLAVAHRAPEAKLVDHCILVPKSEPELDPLLLNIPLQLLAYYAAVALGRDVDKPRNLAKSVTVE from the coding sequence ATGTGCGGAATCGTGGCCTACATCGGCCCCAAGGACGCCACCGCCTTCCTGCTGGAAGGCCTCCAGCGGCTGGAGTACCGAGGCTACGACTCGGCCGGCGTCGCCGTCACCGGCAAGTCCGGCGGCCTGAAGGTCTGCAAGGCCAAGGGCCGGGTCGCCGACCTCGCCGCGGCCGTGCCGGCCCGTTTCAAGGGCACCACCGGCATCGGCCACACCCGCTGGGCCACGCACGGCGTGCCCAGCGACGCCAACGCCCACCCGCACGTCGACAACGCCGAGAACATCGCCGTCGTCCACAACGGCATCATCGAGAACGCGGACGAGCTGCGCGCCCGCCTCACCGCGGACGGCGCCGTGTTCGGCTCGGAGACCGACACCGAGGTGCTCGCCCACCTGATCGCCGCGCACGCCGCCGACGGCGGCGAGCTGGAGGACGCCGTCCGCGCCGCCCTGAAGCACGTCGTCGGCACGTACGGCATCGCCGTCGTCGACGCCCGCCAGAGCGACCGGATCGTGGTCGCCCGCAACGGCAGCCCGATCGTGCTCGGCCTCGGCGAGAAGGAGATGTTCGCCGCCTCCGACGTCTCCGCCCTCGTCCGCTACACCCGGCAGGTCGTCCACCTGGAGGACGGCGAGCTCGCCGTCGTCCGCGCCGACGGCTTCCGCACCTTCACCGAGGACGCCCGCACCGTCACCCGCCAGCCGTCCACCGTCGACTGGGAGGTCGGCGCGTACGACACCGGCGGCTACGAGCACTACCTGCTCAAGGAGATCCACGAGCAGCCCGCCGCGGTCGAGCGCACCCTCTCCGGCCGGCTCGACGAGCGCTTCGCCACCGCCCACCTCGGCGGCCTCAACCTCGACGCCCGCGAGCTCCGCGAGATCCGCCGGGTCAAGATCCTCGGCTGCGGCTCCGCCTACTACGCCGGCGAGATGGGCGCCCAGCTGATCGAGGAGCTCGCCCGCATCCCCGCCCACAGCGAGCCCGCCTCCGAGTTCCGCTACCGCAACCCGGTCATCGAGGCCGACACCCTGTACGTCGCGGTCAGCCAGTCCGGCGAGACCTACGACACCCTCGCCGCCGTCCAGGAGATCAAGCGCAAGGGCGGCCGCGTCCTCGGCGTCGTGAACACCGTCGGCAGCGCCATCGCCCGCGAGTGCGACGGCGGCATCTACCTGCACGCCGGCCCGGAGATCTCGGTGGCCTCCACCAAGGCGTTCACCTCCACCGTGATCGCCTTCGCCCTGCTCGCCCTGCACTTCGGCCGCATCCACGACCTGTCGCCCGCCGACGGCCGCCGCATCGTCGGCGCCCTCAAGGCCCTGCCCGGTCACATCCGGCAGATCCTCGACCAGCAGGACGAGATCGCCAAGCTGGCCGCCGAGTACGCCGACAACGCCGGGATGATGTTCATCGGCCGGGTCCGCGGCTACCCGGTCGCCCGCGAGGGCGCCCAGAAGCTCAAGGAGATCAGCTACGTCCACGCCGAGGCGTACCCGGCCAGCGAGCTCAAGCACGGCCCGCTCGCGCTGATCAGCCCGGAGCTGCCGACCGTCGCCCTCGTCCCGGACGACGAACTGCTCGACAAGAACCTCACCACCCTCGGCGAGATCAAGGCCCGCTCCGGCCGGGTCCTCGCCGTCGCCCACCGGGCACCCGAGGCCAAGCTCGTCGACCACTGCATCCTGGTGCCCAAGAGCGAGCCGGAGCTCGACCCGCTGCTGCTCAACATCCCGCTCCAGCTGCTCGCCTACTACGCCGCCGTCGCCCTGGGCCGGGACGTGGACAAGCCGCGCAACCTCGCCAAGAGCGTCACCGTCGAGTAG
- a CDS encoding amino acid decarboxylase, with amino-acid sequence MSTVTRIPSPSPARPDAAQRRAPYAEAVRRSAAADRLRLNVPGHAADPGRFPGLADLVGEEVLRLDVPPLLEGVDLGPDSPMEQALRLAAGAWGARRTWFLTNGASQGNRIAALVAQSLGRTLVVQRSVHSSVVDGLVLSGLRAAFVQPSLDAGLGIAHGVSAPDLAAALAAHPDAAAAYVVTPSYFGAVADVPALARVAHAAGVPLIVDEAWGSHFGFHPALPAAAVAQGADLVVSSTHKLGGALTQAAMLHLGEGPFADRLEPLVERVFHLTQSTSASALLLASLDEARRALATGAERISGSLRAAREMRAAVRAGGRFAVASDGFGRFADVVAVDPLRVAVDVRAGGISGHEARRRLMRDHGVLVEVATDAAVVAVVGAGAAPDPARFAAALHALPAGEAAGPAGAGLRLPAPGPVRLTAREAFLAPSVLVPAAQAVGRVSADTLAAYPPGIPNVLPGEEVTAEVVAFLQGVAAAPTGHVRGAADPAVARVRVVDDGRWGR; translated from the coding sequence GTGAGCACCGTGACCAGGATCCCTTCCCCCTCTCCCGCCCGCCCCGATGCGGCACAGCGCCGCGCCCCGTACGCGGAGGCGGTGCGGCGCAGTGCGGCCGCCGACCGGCTGCGGCTGAACGTGCCCGGCCATGCGGCCGATCCCGGCCGGTTCCCCGGTCTGGCGGACCTGGTCGGTGAGGAGGTGCTGCGGCTGGACGTGCCCCCGCTGCTGGAGGGCGTCGACCTCGGGCCGGACAGTCCGATGGAGCAGGCGCTGCGACTGGCGGCCGGGGCGTGGGGGGCCCGCCGGACGTGGTTCCTGACCAACGGCGCCTCGCAGGGCAACCGGATCGCCGCGCTGGTCGCGCAGTCGCTGGGCCGGACGCTGGTGGTGCAGCGCAGCGTGCACTCCAGCGTGGTGGACGGGCTGGTGCTGTCGGGTCTGCGGGCGGCCTTCGTGCAGCCGTCGCTGGACGCCGGGCTGGGCATCGCGCACGGTGTGTCGGCACCGGACCTCGCGGCGGCGCTGGCCGCGCACCCGGACGCGGCGGCGGCGTACGTGGTGACGCCGAGCTACTTCGGCGCGGTGGCGGACGTCCCGGCGCTGGCCCGGGTGGCGCACGCCGCGGGGGTGCCGCTGATCGTGGACGAGGCCTGGGGGTCGCACTTCGGCTTCCATCCGGCGCTGCCCGCGGCGGCGGTCGCGCAGGGCGCGGACCTCGTGGTGTCGAGCACCCACAAGCTGGGCGGGGCGCTGACCCAGGCGGCGATGCTGCACCTGGGCGAGGGTCCGTTCGCGGACCGGCTGGAGCCCTTGGTGGAGCGGGTGTTCCACCTGACCCAGTCGACGAGCGCGAGCGCGCTGCTGCTGGCCTCGCTGGACGAGGCGCGGCGCGCGCTGGCGACGGGCGCCGAGCGGATCTCGGGGTCGCTGCGGGCGGCGCGGGAGATGCGGGCGGCGGTGCGCGCGGGCGGCCGGTTCGCGGTGGCGAGCGACGGGTTCGGGCGGTTCGCGGACGTGGTGGCGGTCGATCCGCTGCGGGTCGCGGTGGACGTGCGGGCCGGCGGGATCTCGGGGCACGAGGCGCGACGGCGGCTGATGCGGGACCACGGGGTGCTGGTGGAGGTGGCGACGGACGCCGCGGTGGTGGCGGTGGTCGGCGCCGGGGCGGCGCCCGATCCGGCCCGGTTCGCGGCGGCGCTGCACGCGCTGCCGGCCGGGGAGGCCGCCGGGCCGGCCGGGGCCGGGCTGCGGCTGCCCGCGCCGGGCCCGGTGCGGCTGACGGCGCGGGAGGCGTTCCTGGCGCCGAGCGTGCTCGTCCCGGCGGCGCAGGCGGTGGGCCGGGTGTCGGCGGACACCCTGGCGGCGTACCCGCCGGGGATCCCGAACGTGCTGCCGGGCGAGGAGGTCACCGCGGAGGTGGTCGCGTTCCTGCAGGGCGTGGCGGCGGCCCCGACCGGTCATGTCCGGGGTGCCGCCGATCCGGCCGTCGCCCGCGTGCGGGTGGTGGACGACGGCCGGTGGGGCCGCTGA
- a CDS encoding VOC family protein, with the protein MALEWEQVVVDAADPQTLAHWWAEALGWTVVGAEPEEYEIRPAPDRLPGLLFLRVPEAKGGKNRLHLDFRPDDQRAEVERLLALGARHADIGQGEQRWVVLADPEGNEFCVLGDRLAT; encoded by the coding sequence ATGGCACTGGAATGGGAGCAGGTCGTCGTCGACGCCGCGGACCCGCAGACGCTCGCCCACTGGTGGGCCGAGGCCCTGGGCTGGACGGTCGTGGGCGCGGAGCCGGAGGAGTACGAGATCCGCCCCGCCCCGGACCGGCTGCCCGGCCTGCTCTTCCTCCGGGTGCCCGAGGCCAAGGGCGGCAAGAACCGGCTGCACCTGGACTTCCGCCCCGACGACCAGCGGGCCGAGGTGGAACGCCTGCTGGCCCTCGGCGCCCGGCACGCCGACATCGGCCAGGGCGAGCAGCGCTGGGTCGTCCTCGCCGACCCGGAGGGCAACGAGTTCTGCGTCCTCGGCGACCGGCTCGCCACCTGA
- a CDS encoding NADPH-dependent F420 reductase: MRFGIIGTGTVGRTLATRLVGLGHEVTLGSRTKDNPSAVSWADQAGPHGHAGTFEEAAAFGEAVVNATAGTVSLQALRQAGAERLAGKVLIDVSNPLVFSATGEVSLAPVNTDSVGEQLQREFPDTRVVKALNTLAAPLMVDPGRVPGEHQVFVAGEDPEAKALVRGVLEQFGWPDAAVIDLGGIDAARGTEMLMPFWLKLMGHFGHTDFNYSIRSAG; this comes from the coding sequence ATGCGATTCGGGATCATCGGCACGGGCACCGTGGGCCGCACCCTCGCGACCCGGCTGGTCGGGCTGGGCCACGAGGTCACCCTCGGCTCACGCACCAAGGACAACCCGTCGGCGGTCTCCTGGGCGGACCAGGCCGGGCCGCACGGGCACGCCGGCACCTTCGAGGAGGCCGCCGCCTTCGGCGAGGCGGTGGTCAACGCCACGGCCGGGACGGTCTCCCTCCAGGCCCTCCGCCAGGCCGGGGCCGAGCGCCTCGCCGGCAAGGTCCTGATCGACGTCTCCAACCCGCTGGTGTTCTCCGCCACCGGGGAGGTCAGCCTCGCCCCGGTCAACACCGACAGCGTCGGTGAGCAGCTCCAGCGCGAGTTCCCGGACACCCGTGTGGTCAAGGCGCTGAACACCCTCGCCGCCCCGCTGATGGTCGACCCCGGCCGGGTGCCGGGCGAGCACCAGGTGTTCGTGGCGGGGGAGGACCCGGAGGCCAAGGCCCTCGTCCGGGGCGTCCTGGAGCAGTTCGGCTGGCCGGACGCAGCCGTGATCGACCTCGGCGGGATCGACGCCGCCCGCGGTACCGAGATGCTGATGCCGTTCTGGCTCAAGCTGATGGGCCACTTCGGCCACACCGACTTCAACTACTCGATCAGGAGCGCCGGCTGA
- a CDS encoding PIG-L deacetylase family protein: MAHPDDMEYGAAAAVARWTSQGKRIVYVMATSGEAGIDSMDPDECRTVREAEQIASAALVGVDTVEFLGHPDGVVEYGLPLRRDIARAVRRHRPEIVLTTNFRDTYGGTFPNQADHIAVGRATLDGVRDAGNRWVFRELLAEGHEPWNGVRQVWAAGSPEARHAVDTTDHFDAGVASLEAHRAYLDGLGGDMADARGFLDSFGRMTGSRLGVRYASSFEVVPLR; encoded by the coding sequence GTGGCCCACCCCGACGACATGGAGTACGGCGCGGCCGCCGCGGTGGCCCGCTGGACCTCCCAGGGCAAGCGGATCGTCTACGTGATGGCCACCAGCGGCGAGGCCGGCATCGACTCGATGGACCCGGACGAGTGCCGCACCGTCCGGGAGGCCGAACAGATCGCCTCGGCCGCCCTGGTCGGCGTCGACACGGTGGAGTTCCTCGGCCACCCGGACGGCGTGGTCGAGTACGGGCTGCCGCTGCGCCGCGACATCGCGCGCGCGGTGCGCCGGCACCGGCCGGAGATCGTGCTGACCACCAACTTCCGGGACACCTACGGCGGTACGTTCCCGAACCAGGCCGACCACATCGCTGTCGGCCGGGCCACCCTGGACGGCGTCCGGGACGCCGGCAACCGCTGGGTGTTCCGTGAGCTGCTGGCCGAGGGCCACGAGCCGTGGAACGGCGTGCGGCAGGTGTGGGCGGCGGGCTCCCCGGAGGCGCGGCACGCGGTGGACACCACCGACCACTTCGACGCCGGGGTGGCCTCGCTGGAGGCCCACCGGGCGTACCTGGACGGGCTCGGCGGCGACATGGCCGACGCCCGGGGCTTCCTGGACTCCTTCGGCCGGATGACCGGCAGCCGGCTGGGCGTGCGCTACGCGTCCTCGTTCGAGGTCGTGCCGCTGCGCTGA
- a CDS encoding DedA family protein, giving the protein MGLLVLLDNCGIPVPGQTILVLAAVYAGTGRMSIAAVVVIGVVAAVVGNTLGYLIGRTGGHAFVHRWGRYVALTPARMARAEGFFDRNGPKVVTVARFIDGLRQTNGIIAGTSEMAWRRFQPANVLGALLWVGAWATAGYLTGSDIGPLYERALRYQVYLLAALGVVVVALVVRAVLHRRRGKRPPEGGPGAGAGATGDGGTPADGEGPADGEGPADGEGPAADPAGADPGPQPPDQRSGTTSNEDA; this is encoded by the coding sequence GTGGGGCTGCTGGTGCTGCTCGACAACTGCGGCATCCCCGTGCCGGGCCAGACCATCCTGGTGCTCGCCGCCGTCTACGCGGGCACCGGCCGGATGTCGATCGCCGCCGTGGTGGTGATCGGCGTGGTGGCGGCGGTGGTCGGCAACACGCTCGGGTACCTGATCGGCCGCACCGGCGGCCACGCATTCGTCCACCGCTGGGGCCGGTACGTGGCGCTCACCCCCGCCCGGATGGCCCGGGCGGAGGGCTTCTTCGACCGCAACGGCCCCAAGGTCGTCACCGTCGCCCGCTTCATCGACGGGCTGCGCCAGACGAACGGCATCATCGCCGGCACCAGCGAGATGGCCTGGCGGCGCTTCCAGCCGGCCAACGTCCTCGGCGCGCTGCTCTGGGTCGGCGCCTGGGCCACCGCCGGGTACCTCACCGGCTCCGACATCGGCCCGCTCTACGAACGCGCGCTGCGCTACCAGGTCTACCTGCTGGCCGCCCTGGGCGTGGTCGTGGTGGCCCTGGTCGTCCGCGCGGTGCTGCACCGGCGGCGCGGGAAGCGCCCGCCGGAGGGCGGGCCCGGCGCCGGAGCGGGAGCGACCGGCGACGGCGGCACGCCGGCCGACGGCGAAGGGCCGGCCGACGGCGAAGGGCCGGCCGACGGCGAGGGACCGGCTGCGGACCCGGCCGGGGCGGACCCGGGACCGCAGCCACCCGATCAGCGCAGCGGCACGACCTCGAACGAGGACGCGTAG
- a CDS encoding discoidin domain-containing protein — translation MLTAVLANAGAAHAAGVPALSPLGVAGRGATVPFVEQEAEYAATNGTVIGPDRKYGNLPSEASGRQAVTLSATGQYVEFTLTQPANSIDFRYSLPDTADGKGRDASMDLLVNGSTLKSIPVTSKYSWYYGGYPFNNNPGDTNPHHFYDETRTLLGQTYPIGTKIRLQVSSTAQSPTFTVDLADFENVAAPIAKPAGALDVVSDFGADPTGATDSTAKFQAAVNAGAAQGKAVYIPQGNFTLYSHVVVDNVTLTGAGPWYSVLGGRDPNNRANAAGIYGKYVNSGGPSQNVTLKDFAIIGDIRERVDEDQVNGIGGAMSNSTVDDVWLQHVKVGAWMDGPMDKFTIKNSRILDTTADGVNFHTGVTNSTVTNTLVRNTGDDGLASWPENKPNVNDSFTHNTVVLPILANNIVTYGGKDFTISDNVMADTISNGGGLHIANRYPGVNSGSGTAVAGTITAARNTLIRTGNSDFNWQFGVGALWFDGQSEPISGATINVTDTDILDSSYEAIQTIEGSVSGINLTNVNINGAGTYAIQAQANAQMKFTNVKATNIGQAATPIHNCIGAGLQITDGGGNSGWNTGSTCTGTWPAPIWTYNGVPSNPGTSSPSPSPSGTSSSPSPSPSLSSSPTTPTCPTGTGNIAQGRPATSSSSNQTYTAGNLVDGDANSYWESANNAFPQWAQVDLGCAVGLSKLTLKLPPATAWNSRTETLSVQGSTDGSSFSTLVGSAGYTFDPATGNTVTITLPATATRYLRINVTGNTAWPAAQFSELQAFLGTGQTASPSPSPSGSTTPPACNPGTGNIAQGKTATAAGSTQNYGAGNVVDGDANSYWESANSAFPQWVQVDLGCALGLSKVTLKLPPSGSWATRTETLSVQGSTDGSSFSTLVGSAGYTFDPATGNTVTITLPATPTRFVRLNVTGNTGWPAGQLSEFQVFGS, via the coding sequence CTGCTGACGGCCGTCCTGGCCAACGCCGGCGCGGCGCACGCGGCAGGAGTCCCCGCCCTGTCGCCCCTGGGCGTCGCAGGCCGCGGCGCGACCGTCCCGTTCGTCGAGCAGGAGGCCGAGTACGCGGCCACGAACGGCACGGTCATCGGCCCGGACCGCAAGTACGGCAACCTGCCCTCCGAGGCCTCCGGTCGGCAGGCGGTCACGCTCAGTGCGACCGGCCAGTACGTCGAGTTCACCCTGACCCAGCCCGCGAACTCGATCGACTTCCGCTACAGCCTCCCGGACACCGCGGACGGCAAGGGTCGCGACGCCTCGATGGACCTGCTGGTCAACGGCAGCACCCTGAAGAGCATCCCGGTCACCTCGAAGTACAGCTGGTACTACGGTGGTTACCCGTTCAACAACAACCCGGGCGACACCAACCCGCACCACTTCTACGACGAGACCCGGACGCTGCTCGGCCAGACCTACCCGATCGGCACCAAGATCCGGCTCCAGGTGAGCTCGACCGCGCAGTCGCCGACCTTCACGGTCGACCTCGCGGACTTCGAGAACGTCGCCGCACCGATCGCCAAGCCGGCCGGCGCGCTCGACGTGGTCTCCGACTTCGGTGCCGACCCGACCGGCGCCACCGACTCCACCGCCAAGTTCCAGGCGGCCGTGAACGCCGGTGCCGCGCAGGGCAAGGCCGTCTACATCCCGCAGGGCAACTTCACCCTGTACAGCCACGTGGTCGTCGACAACGTCACCCTCACCGGCGCCGGCCCCTGGTACTCGGTGCTCGGCGGGCGCGACCCGAACAACCGCGCCAACGCGGCCGGCATCTACGGCAAGTACGTCAACAGCGGCGGCCCGAGCCAGAACGTCACCCTCAAGGACTTCGCCATCATCGGCGACATCCGCGAGCGCGTCGACGAGGACCAGGTCAACGGCATCGGCGGCGCCATGTCGAACTCCACCGTCGACGACGTCTGGCTGCAGCACGTCAAGGTCGGCGCGTGGATGGACGGTCCGATGGACAAGTTCACCATCAAGAACAGCCGCATCCTGGACACCACCGCGGACGGCGTGAACTTCCACACCGGCGTCACCAACTCCACGGTCACCAACACCCTCGTCCGCAACACCGGCGACGACGGCCTGGCCTCCTGGCCCGAGAACAAGCCGAACGTGAACGACAGCTTCACCCACAACACGGTGGTGCTGCCGATCCTGGCGAACAACATCGTCACCTACGGTGGCAAGGACTTCACCATCTCGGACAACGTGATGGCGGACACCATCTCCAACGGCGGCGGCCTGCACATCGCCAACCGCTACCCGGGCGTCAACTCCGGCAGCGGCACCGCCGTCGCCGGCACCATCACCGCGGCCCGCAACACCCTGATCCGCACCGGCAACTCCGACTTCAACTGGCAGTTCGGCGTCGGCGCCCTCTGGTTCGACGGCCAGAGCGAGCCGATCTCCGGCGCGACGATCAACGTCACCGACACCGACATCCTGGACAGCTCCTACGAGGCGATCCAGACCATCGAGGGCTCGGTCAGCGGCATCAACCTGACCAACGTGAACATCAACGGCGCCGGCACCTACGCCATCCAGGCCCAGGCCAACGCCCAGATGAAGTTCACCAACGTCAAGGCCACCAACATCGGCCAGGCGGCCACCCCGATCCACAACTGCATCGGCGCCGGGCTGCAGATCACCGACGGCGGCGGCAACTCCGGCTGGAACACCGGCTCCACCTGCACCGGCACCTGGCCCGCCCCGATCTGGACGTACAACGGCGTGCCGAGCAACCCGGGCACCTCCAGCCCCTCGCCGAGCCCGTCCGGCACCTCCTCCTCGCCGTCCCCGTCGCCGAGCCTGTCCTCCTCGCCGACCACGCCGACCTGCCCCACCGGCACCGGCAACATCGCCCAGGGCCGGCCCGCCACGTCCTCCAGCAGCAACCAGACCTACACCGCGGGCAACCTCGTCGACGGTGACGCCAACTCGTACTGGGAGAGCGCCAACAACGCCTTCCCGCAGTGGGCCCAGGTCGACCTGGGCTGCGCGGTGGGCCTGTCGAAGCTCACCCTGAAGCTGCCCCCGGCGACCGCCTGGAACTCCCGCACCGAGACCCTCTCGGTGCAGGGCTCGACGGACGGCTCGTCCTTCTCCACCCTGGTCGGCTCGGCGGGTTACACCTTCGACCCGGCGACCGGCAACACCGTCACCATCACCCTGCCCGCCACCGCCACCCGGTACCTGCGGATCAACGTGACCGGCAACACCGCCTGGCCGGCGGCGCAGTTCTCCGAGCTCCAGGCCTTCCTGGGCACCGGCCAGACCGCCTCGCCGTCGCCGAGCCCGTCCGGCTCCACCACCCCGCCCGCCTGCAACCCGGGCACCGGCAACATCGCCCAGGGCAAGACCGCCACCGCCGCCGGCTCCACCCAGAACTACGGCGCCGGCAACGTGGTGGACGGTGACGCCAACTCCTACTGGGAGAGCGCCAACAGCGCCTTCCCGCAGTGGGTGCAGGTCGACCTCGGCTGCGCGCTCGGCCTCTCCAAGGTCACGCTGAAGCTGCCGCCGTCCGGCTCCTGGGCCACCCGCACCGAGACCCTCTCGGTGCAGGGCTCGACCGACGGCTCGTCCTTCTCCACCCTGGTCGGCTCGGCGGGTTACACCTTCGACCCGGCGACCGGCAACACCGTCACCATCACCCTGCCGGCCACGCCCACCCGCTTCGTGCGGCTGAACGTGACCGGGAACACCGGCTGGCCCGCGGGTCAGCTCTCCGAGTTCCAGGTCTTCGGCTCCTGA
- a CDS encoding TetR/AcrR family transcriptional regulator: MKAQTAPVDPPHAGAPRRRPVQERSLRRYERLLDACAGLLDEAGPTALTTKEVAARAQVPIGTLYQFFSGKDSLLGALAERNLERFLHRLAARTADGTPDGVAGFVDVAVDEFVAMKRTVAGFGHLDFGLVGTDPGDLADDEHLLDADLDNNAAVAVRIGALGGDLFTGPGFPLALRVALECADAVLKLAFRVDPDGDPALIGECKWLLRGYLAAPAD; this comes from the coding sequence ATGAAGGCGCAGACCGCTCCCGTTGATCCGCCGCACGCCGGGGCCCCGCGGCGCCGTCCCGTGCAGGAGCGCAGTCTCCGGCGCTACGAGCGTCTGCTGGACGCCTGCGCGGGCCTGCTCGACGAGGCCGGGCCCACCGCGCTGACCACCAAGGAGGTCGCCGCCCGGGCGCAGGTCCCGATCGGCACGCTCTACCAGTTCTTCTCCGGCAAGGACAGCCTGCTCGGTGCGCTGGCCGAGCGGAACCTGGAGCGCTTCCTGCACCGCCTGGCCGCCCGCACCGCGGACGGCACCCCCGACGGCGTGGCGGGCTTCGTCGACGTGGCCGTCGACGAGTTCGTCGCGATGAAGCGCACCGTCGCCGGTTTCGGCCACCTGGACTTCGGGCTGGTCGGGACGGACCCCGGCGACCTCGCCGACGACGAGCACCTGCTCGACGCCGACCTCGACAACAACGCGGCGGTGGCCGTCCGGATCGGCGCACTGGGCGGCGACCTGTTCACCGGGCCGGGCTTCCCGCTCGCGCTGCGGGTCGCCCTGGAGTGCGCGGACGCCGTCCTCAAGCTGGCCTTCCGGGTCGACCCCGACGGCGACCCGGCGCTGATCGGCGAGTGCAAGTGGCTGCTGCGCGGCTACCTCGCGGCGCCGGCCGACTGA
- a CDS encoding sulfite exporter TauE/SafE family protein, with protein MHGWDLGLLTIAATGAGTVNAVVGSGSLITFPALVAMGYPPILATVSNNVGLVPGMGGAVYGYRRELTGQGPRVRRLAVAAGLGALIGSLLLLCLPSAWFRTIVPVLIGTACVLVLVQPILARRPAAEGRRGGAWLWVGVFATGIYGGYFGAAQGVVLIGLLGALTTEHLQRLNAVKNALALTVNLVAAIVFVCVTTVDWQVALIIAAGSTVGGLLGSRYGRLLPPAALRAVIAAVGLLAMADLIAGSR; from the coding sequence GTGCACGGGTGGGATCTCGGACTGCTGACGATCGCTGCGACGGGAGCGGGCACCGTCAACGCGGTGGTCGGCTCGGGTTCGCTGATCACGTTCCCCGCACTGGTCGCGATGGGCTACCCGCCGATCCTGGCCACCGTGTCCAACAATGTCGGGCTCGTCCCGGGCATGGGCGGCGCGGTGTACGGGTACCGGCGGGAGCTCACCGGGCAGGGCCCGCGGGTCCGGCGGCTCGCGGTGGCCGCCGGCCTCGGCGCGCTGATCGGCAGTCTCCTTCTGCTCTGCCTGCCGTCCGCCTGGTTCCGCACGATCGTGCCGGTCCTGATCGGCACGGCCTGCGTGCTGGTGCTCGTGCAGCCGATCCTCGCCCGCCGGCCGGCCGCCGAGGGCCGGCGCGGCGGGGCATGGCTCTGGGTCGGCGTGTTCGCGACCGGCATCTACGGCGGCTACTTCGGAGCCGCCCAGGGCGTCGTCCTCATCGGGCTGCTCGGTGCGCTGACGACCGAGCACCTCCAGCGGCTGAACGCCGTGAAGAACGCCCTGGCGCTCACGGTGAACCTGGTCGCGGCGATCGTCTTCGTCTGCGTCACCACCGTCGACTGGCAGGTCGCACTGATCATCGCGGCCGGGTCGACGGTCGGGGGCCTGCTCGGTTCCCGGTACGGCCGGCTGCTGCCGCCGGCAGCCCTCCGGGCGGTGATCGCCGCGGTCGGACTGCTCGCCATGGCCGATCTGATCGCCGGCTCCCGGTGA
- a CDS encoding flavin reductase family protein, whose product MTRTGSTDLVRLPEHPPGEFRRSAGRFPTGVTVLTCRRDGELHGMTVNAFTTVSLDPLLVLAVLRTGSRTTGRVLSGGGFAVTVLSSRQEQTARAFADPSRARGSAAFSTVAHAPGGATGSPVLVDGIAYFDCVVESTHPAGDHTIVVGAVQSFGLLSEEPALLFSRSRLGAEPDLERP is encoded by the coding sequence ATGACCCGCACCGGGAGCACGGACCTCGTACGGCTGCCGGAGCACCCGCCCGGTGAGTTCCGGCGCTCGGCCGGCCGGTTCCCCACCGGGGTGACCGTGCTGACCTGCCGGCGGGACGGGGAACTGCACGGCATGACGGTGAACGCGTTCACCACCGTGTCGCTCGACCCGCTGCTGGTCCTGGCTGTGCTGCGGACGGGCTCCCGGACGACCGGTCGGGTGCTGTCCGGCGGCGGGTTCGCGGTGACCGTGCTGAGCTCCCGCCAGGAGCAGACGGCACGGGCGTTCGCGGACCCGTCCCGGGCCCGGGGCAGCGCCGCATTCTCCACCGTCGCCCACGCACCCGGCGGGGCCACCGGTTCGCCCGTCCTGGTGGACGGGATCGCCTACTTCGACTGCGTGGTCGAGTCCACCCATCCGGCCGGCGACCACACCATCGTCGTCGGCGCCGTGCAGTCCTTCGGCCTGCTGTCGGAAGAGCCCGCCCTGCTGTTCAGCCGCAGCCGCCTGGGCGCGGAACCGGACCTGGAGCGGCCATGA